A single genomic interval of Puntigrus tetrazona isolate hp1 chromosome 1, ASM1883169v1, whole genome shotgun sequence harbors:
- the wu:fk65c09 gene encoding keratin, type I cytoskeletal 47 kDa: MTFRSQRFSGRSLSAASGRSLAPVSFSSFGSQSVMAGGLQGGGSGAGLGFGSGAGFGSGAGLGFGSGFGSGYGAGGGSFSASLRTVGGALSGGGGGGSIGASFRAGGGSFAEAVSNVINEKQQMQVLNDRLATYLEKVKRLETTNHELNEKLRAFTVNRVQSSFNLEPYEIQIKPMREKLLLLMQDHTRIALALDNARLAADDFRMKFETELAMRQSVEGDIGGLKTLKKEYDSTNVVLLQDVTGLEKERSALRDAHQEDMVALRGQMMGTVTVDVKEIESTDLSRVLAEIRSEYETAIEKSQREAEDWYTKQVEKKQAEVELVTESTVSGSSEITDNRKQSLSLQTQLDAALMEKGGLEQRLVEVQAQYQAQLFSLAQLAGGLEGELTSVRESALQQSRDYQLLLSTKVQLEREIGTYKALLEGAGELSRNLQSPAVKVEVKSAALSFPAGAGGGVKVAAPSEGQSGSGAVVGGASGYALMSLEGVAGEAVMSSGGPAPEA; encoded by the exons ATGACGTTCAGATCTCAGCGTTTCTCCGGGAGGTCTCTCTCCGCGGCCAGTGGCCGTTCGCTGGCCCCCGTCAGCTTCTCCAGCTTTGGAAGTCAGTCGGTGATGGCTGGAGGTCTGCAGGGCGGCGGGTCTGGAGCCGGCTTGGGCTTCGGGTCTGGAGCCGGCTTCGGATCTGGCGCTGGATTGGGCTTCGGATCTGGTTTTGGGTCTGGTTACGGTGCGGGTGGAGGTTCTTTCTCAGCTAGTTTGAGGACAGTTGGAGGCGCTCTCTCGGGTGGAGGAGGCGGCGGCTCCATCGGGGCTAGTTTCAGGGCGGGTGGAGGTTCCTTCGCGGAAGCCGTGTCCAACGTCATCAACGAGAAACAGCAGATGCAAGTTCTGAACGACCGTCTAGCAACCTACCTGGAGAAGGTGAAGCGCCTGGAGACCACCAACCATGAGCTCAACGAGAAGCTTCGCGCATTCACCGTCAACAGAGTCCAGAGCAGCTTCAACCTGGAGCCCTACGAGATCCAGATAAAGCCGATGCGCGAGAAG CTTCTGCTTCTCATGCAGGACCACACACGCATCGCTTTAGCCTTAGATAACGCCAGACTGGCCGCTGATGACTTCAGAATGAA GTTCGAGACGGAGCTGGCCATGCGTCAGTCTGTGGAGGGAGACATCGGCGGCCTGAAGACGCTGAAGAAGGAGTACGACTCCACCAACGTCGTCTTACTGCAGGACGTCACGGGCCTGGAGAAGGAACGCTCCGCCCTCAGAGACGCCCACCAGGAG GACATGGTGGCTCTGCGCGGGCAGATGATGGGCACGGTGACGGTGGACGTGAAGGAGATCGAGAGCACGGATCTGTCTCGAGTGCTGGCCGAGATCCGCTCCGAGTACGAGACGGCCATCGAGAAGAGCCAGCGCGAGGCCGAGGACTGGTACACCAAACAG GTGGAGAAGAAGCAGGCGGAGGTGGAGCTGGTCACAGAGAGCACCGTCAGCGGCAGCTCCGAGATCACCGACAACCGCAAGCAGAGCCTGAGTCTGCAGACGCAGCTGGACGCCGCCCTGATGGAG AAGGGCGGTCTGGAGCAGCGTCTGGTGGAGGTGCAGGCTCAGTACCAGGCCCAGCTCTTCTCTCTGGCTCAGCTGGCGGGCGGCCTGGAGGGCGAGCTCACCTCGGTGCGGGAGAGCGCTCTGCAGCAGAGCCGGGATTACCAGCTGCTCCTGAGCACCAAGGTCCAGCTGGAGCGGGAGATCGGCACGTATAAAGCTCTGCTGGAGGGAGCCGGGGAGCTCAGCAGAAACCTCCAGAGTCCAGCCGTGAAGGTGGAGGTGAAGAGCGCCGCGCTGTCGTTCCCCGCCG GTGCAGGAGGCGGAGTCAAAGTCGCCGCTCCCTCTGAAGGACAGTCTGGTTCTGGCGCGGTGGTGGGCGGAGCATCAGGATACGCTCTGATGTCACTGGAGGGCGTGGCCGGGGAGGCAGTGATGTCATCAGGCGGTCCAGCCCCTGAG gCGTAG
- the soul5l gene encoding heme-binding protein 2 has product MGSSLLLRRSHENTMRGTCVALLSLSLSLSLGSLAVSTVSPSNSSSSFCSESRECLQFDLLCRTDEYEVRRYSATRWVSTDAEAYFLGVGAAMAFRRLYHYISGANEEGVRFEMTAPVLVEVPEEVKMWEPALYTLSFLLPSAYQERPPTPTNDKLYFSDMPDMDVYVRSYGGWMLSITSRLHAHLLSRALLRDHAHFNHTHHYTVGYDSPLKLLNRHNEVWYVVEGDPVCGGEHTPDTH; this is encoded by the exons gcGCGGGACCTGCGTGGCGctgctgtctctgtctctgtctctgtctctgggctCTCTGGCTGTCAGCACTGTGAG CCCCAGCAACTCATCCAGCAGCTTCTGCAGCGAGTCCAGAGAATGTCTTCAGTTCGATCTGCTCTGCCGGACAGACGAgtacgag GTCCGTCGTTACTCAGCGACTCGGTGGGTCTCTACAGATGCAGAGGCGTACTTCCTCGGGGTGGGAGCCGCCATGGCCTTCAGACGCCTCTATCACTACATCTCTGGAGCCAACGAAGAGG gTGTGAGGTTTGAGATGACGGCTCCGGTGCTTGTTGAAGTCCcagaggaagtgaagatgtgGGAACCGGCGCTCTACACACTCAGCTTCCTGCTGCCTTCAGCCTATCAGGAGCGTCCTCCCACTCCCACCAACGACAAG CTGTATTTCTCGGACATGCCTGACATGGATGTGTATGTGAGGAGTTACGGCGGCTGGATGCTGTCAATCACCTCTCGACTCCACGCCCACCTGCTGAGCAGAGCCCTGCTGAGAGACCACGCCCACTTTAACCACACCCACCACTACACGGTGGGCTACGAcag tcctCTGAAGCTGTTAAACAGACATAATGAGGTGTGGTATGTGGTGGAGGGAGATCCGGTCTGTGGAGGGGAACACACACCGGACACACACTga